TTCATCAAGTAAATTAGAATATTCGTGTCTACTAAATATTTCATTAAATTTTGACTTTTTTCAGACCAAGCCTTTTGTTATCAATATTTGGGAATTCATCTGCTTCATTTACTCCATCAATAAAATTTGCCCAGGGATTATCTTTTGGAATCAATACCAATAAATTGCCAATTTTATTTATTTGGACTGAATCAACATCCAAGCGATACTCTTTTGGCAAACGAATGGCCTGGCTATTGCCGGATTTGAATACTTTTGCATTTTTCATTTACACCTCCAGTATATACAACAATATATACGAAAGATAATTATTCCCAAGATTTTTCTTAAATGATTTTTTCAACTTTCCGCGACTCGCATAAACTTCTGAGTATAGACCTATGCAAGGGATTATTT
The candidate division KSB1 bacterium genome window above contains:
- a CDS encoding AbrB/MazE/SpoVT family DNA-binding domain-containing protein; this translates as MKNAKVFKSGNSQAIRLPKEYRLDVDSVQINKIGNLLVLIPKDNPWANFIDGVNEADEFPNIDNKRLGLKKVKI